In Campylobacter sp. RM16187, the DNA window CATGTCATAAGGCTGTTTTGGTATAATTATAAGCTCATTAAGACCACATTTTTGCTTTATGATTTTGATGATTTCGTCTTTTGACTTTAACGGATTTTCTTTGAAAATTTTATCAGTCATGATGGCTTTGTTTTTATATCTTACAAAATTGCCACCATCCATCACTAAGTCTATATGATTATCAGTATAAGGAATTTTTGTTCTTATGTTTTTATACTTATCATCTTTTAAGTAGTCAGGATCATAAACGTAAGAGACAAGGCTTGCATTTTCAAGCATTAATGGCATAAAATCTCTCATCCAAATATCTTTTGTTTTTAAAATTCGATAATTTATTTTGTATTTATAGAGAATTGAGCATAAAGCATTTGCGATTCGCGGATGATTTTCAAACAAAAGGTTTGATAAAAGGATTTTATGACTCATATTAATTCCTGTGCTGATACTAAGTAAAAAAGATACTTATGCAATATTACTCTTAAAACAAGACATAAGATGTCTTAAAAGCATTGTTAGAATTTCCAATATCATAAATTTAGCTACTGCTAGTAGATAAAATAAGTTTAAAGAATGAGGAGCAAGTATGCTAAACAATATACTAATAATCTCAAAAGAAGTCTATAGATGGTCTTTGGATGAAAAATCAAAACCTAACGGAGTGATGATTTATGATAACTATAGAGCCTTGCATAATCTTTGCAAATCGATAGAAATAGCAGCTAATCACTATCTGGACTTAGAATTTGATAATCCAATACTAACAGAAACAAAGAGCTTTAAAACGCCGATTGATAAAAAATTCGGCCTTGTCCAAAAAACTGTGTAAATGCTTTCTTTTAATTTATCAAAAAGAAACCCTTTTGTCAAATAGTATAGCAAATTGATTAACGGCAAGAGGCCAATTCCTTATAGGCATAGTCCACCTTTTACTCGCATTGCGTATCGTAAGATACATCACTTTATATATCGAATCATCATCCGGAAAGCTTGATTTATTGCGAGTGATTTTTCTTAAGCTGAAGTTTAACGATTCAATCGCATTCGTAGTATAAATAGCTTTTCGGATTTCTTCAGGATAATTAAAAAACTCACTTAGCTCATTCCAATTCCTCTGCCAAGCAGCTTTAATCATCGGATACTTCTCATCCCATTTCTTTCCAAAATCTTCAAGAGCTTCGGCTCCGGCCTTTTCATTTATAGCTGAATATACTTCTTTCAAGTCTTTGCATACAGCTTTAAGGTCTTTGTAAGAAACAAATTTGGTAGAGCTTCTAACCATATGAACTATGCAATGCTGTATATGAGTATCCGGAAATACTGCTTTTACCGCTTCAGGAAATCCGGTAAGCCCATCCATGCAGGCTATAAGAATATCTTCAGTCCCTCGGTTCTTTATCTCACTAAGAACTCCCATCCAAAATTTTGCTCCTTCTGTATTAGATAGCCAAAGCCCTAATACCTCTTTTTTGCCTTCCCAATTGATTGCCAAAGCTACATATAAGGCTTTATTGACGTTTTTTCCGTCTTGACGGCAATTAACACGTAAAGCATCTAGAAATAAAATAGGGTATGATTTATCTAGCGGACGGTTTTGCCATTCTCTGACATCCATCATTACTGATTCCGTTACATTCGAAATAAGTTCCGCTGAAACATTTACACCATACACTTCCTGTAAGTGTCGCTGAATGTCACGGCAACTCATACCGTATGAATACATCGAAATAATCTGATCGTTGAACAATGGACTTCGTTTCTCATGCTTAGGAATAATAACAGGCTCGAATGTACTGTTTCTGTCTCGCGGTACATGTATATCAGTAGTACTGTTATCATCCAAAATTACACTCTTCTCAGTATAACCGTTACGGCTGTTACCGGTGTTGTCCCCTGCATTGTCGTGCTTTCTGTAACCAAGATGCTCATCCATTTCGGCTTCCAACACCCGCTCATAGAACCTACTCGTAAGCTGTCTCAAAAGCCCATCACTACCGGTAAGTTCGTCTTTTGTCATCCCATGAAAATCTAGCTTGTCAAGCATCAAATCGATTACATCTTTTTCTTTTTTCTTTCTTTTGGCTGTCATAATATTTCTCCTAGTATATCATTTTTCAGCCATTTACACAATTTATTTTATAGGGTCTTTATTATCGAAAACTACGATATAAGCGAGCTTTTAATTTAGACTTAAAAGTGGATTGTGCTTATAAATTTATTTGTTTACCAACCAACCAGAGCCGGTTAAAACCCGACTCTGTTTGAACTATTTTCTACACCCTTATGCTTTATCTCTTCATTTAGTCTATTTATAAAATCATCAGCATCTTTAATAGGACTAAATTTATTTGATCTTAAAACAGCAGCAAAATCCCCAAGTGTTAATAGAGAAAAACTAAGAAGTCTATCTTTTGTGAATTTTGAAACTTTTAGTCCTAACAACTCACACTCTTTCATAAATAGCTTTTGAGCTTGTTTTGGTTTCAAATAGCCAAACTCTATCTTCATATCAAATCTTCTTATACTAGCCTTATCAAGTCTATCTATAAGGTTTGTAGTAGCTATAAATACTCCTTCAAAGCTTTCCATCTGAGTCAGCATCTCATTTACCTGACTTACCTCCCAGCTTCTAGTAGCTTCATTTCTATCTTGTAAAAACGTATCAACTTCATCAAATACAAGCACGGCTTTTTTCTCTTTAGCCTCTTTAAATGCCTTGGCTATATTCTTTTCGGTTTCACCTACATAAGCATCCATAAGATCGCTTGCTTTTTTGATAATTATCTTTGAGCCTAAGCTTTTAGCTATAAATTTTGCATAAGCACTCTTACCGGTTCCTGCCGGACCATATATACAAAGTCTTGCATTTTTGCTTGACTTTATGCCCTCTGCAAGCTCTTTTAAATTTAAACTAGAATTTATTATGCTTGCATCATAGCTCTTTGGCAGTTCTATCTTCTCTTCTTTATTTTTCTTTTCTTTTTTATCAAATCTATATCCTTGAGCTTTGAGATTATTTTTTATAAGATCTTTAAAGATTTTATCTTTCTCATCACTATTTAAATTTGATACAACCTTTGTTGCATTAGAGATAAGAGCAGGAGCTATAAATTTATTTTTAGATATCTTTTTAAGCACTTTTTCACTTATTTGCCCATTGGTGTATTGTGTTAATATTTCAAGTCTCTTTGCTTTAGGCGGTATCTTAAACTCTATAACCATATCAAATCTTCTGATGTAGGCATCGTCTATTTCATAAATATCGTTGGTTAGCCAGAAGGTTGGGACACAATTGGTTTCAAGGGTGTTATTTAAGAAAGCCTTTGA includes these proteins:
- a CDS encoding agmatine deiminase family protein is translated as MSHKILLSNLLFENHPRIANALCSILYKYKINYRILKTKDIWMRDFMPLMLENASLVSYVYDPDYLKDDKYKNIRTKIPYTDNHIDLVMDGGNFVRYKNKAIMTDKIFKENPLKSKDEIIKIIKQKCGLNELIIIPKQPYDMYGHSDSMVRWIDENSVLINDFSNESRTFNDKILKTLKSHKLNIKSMKYSDNFFTKDRDWGAYLNFIKIKNILIVPIYGIDEDGLALRQLEEIYKDCLIEPINFSEIIKLGGALHCVTAEESEI
- a CDS encoding IS256 family transposase, translating into MTAKRKKKEKDVIDLMLDKLDFHGMTKDELTGSDGLLRQLTSRFYERVLEAEMDEHLGYRKHDNAGDNTGNSRNGYTEKSVILDDNSTTDIHVPRDRNSTFEPVIIPKHEKRSPLFNDQIISMYSYGMSCRDIQRHLQEVYGVNVSAELISNVTESVMMDVREWQNRPLDKSYPILFLDALRVNCRQDGKNVNKALYVALAINWEGKKEVLGLWLSNTEGAKFWMGVLSEIKNRGTEDILIACMDGLTGFPEAVKAVFPDTHIQHCIVHMVRSSTKFVSYKDLKAVCKDLKEVYSAINEKAGAEALEDFGKKWDEKYPMIKAAWQRNWNELSEFFNYPEEIRKAIYTTNAIESLNFSLRKITRNKSSFPDDDSIYKVMYLTIRNASKRWTMPIRNWPLAVNQFAILFDKRVSF
- a CDS encoding AAA family ATPase — its product is MDDLMLPKEIENKIRLWSLRAIVKFGIPDDFLRRHDGILKSNETTENAKKRLKMQLESLEKKKITGLKNLDKNLEALSKTLNLSDEDKKILEFAILTNEFEALRDVFYDLGRVHIIAFYNILGAILDIPSHIIKKSLHPSSKLRQSRVLKLDTTQNINLGSAFDFFYSYFSTDMLVGHSNVIDVFKSSFFKSDLSLLKFDDFRHIPVDENMIKTHILSSNKGTNILLYGKPGTGKTEFVKMLSATLGKNLYEISYTNRYSLDNYTGEARFASLLVADRVLDSKHDVIMFDEVEDVFKDEQRISKAFLNNTLETNCVPTFWLTNDIYEIDDAYIRRFDMVIEFKIPPKAKRLEILTQYTNGQISEKVLKKISKNKFIAPALISNATKVVSNLNSDEKDKIFKDLIKNNLKAQGYRFDKKEKKNKEEKIELPKSYDASIINSSLNLKELAEGIKSSKNARLCIYGPAGTGKSAYAKFIAKSLGSKIIIKKASDLMDAYVGETEKNIAKAFKEAKEKKAVLVFDEVDTFLQDRNEATRSWEVSQVNEMLTQMESFEGVFIATTNLIDRLDKASIRRFDMKIEFGYLKPKQAQKLFMKECELLGLKVSKFTKDRLLSFSLLTLGDFAAVLRSNKFSPIKDADDFINRLNEEIKHKGVENSSNRVGF